The following proteins are co-located in the Chryseobacterium daecheongense genome:
- a CDS encoding phosphoribosylformylglycinamidine synthase has translation MSNNKRIFVEKRGIFDVESPKIFDEVKAVVPAVQSVKVYNVYDIFNLNDGEFEKVVNNTFVDPVTDILHTENPAKAIHFGMEFLPGQYDQRADSAQQCIALLTENEKSKVRSGKLIEFEGVSEADLAKIKDLLINKVESQEKDLSILDIPADETPSKVIIHENFINFNDAELENFYNNHGFALGLDDLKFIQEYFKTEQRNPTETELKVLDTYWSDHCRHTTFETELSDIQFEGQFKHTLETIFNDYIEKRKFLGRELKPISLMDLATVCGKYFHKTGNLDNLVISDEINACTIQIEAEYDGKKEPWYLLFKNETHNHPTEIEPFGGASTCLGGAIRDPLSGRSFVFQAMRLTGAADVLEPVDKTLPGKLPQKTITKQAANGYSSYGNQIGLATTMVSEIYDEGYKAKRMEVGFVTGAVPVDWVRREKPANGDSIIILGGATGRDGVGGASGSSKEQDETSIHTMSSEVQKGNAVEERKIQRLFRNPEVTKLIKKSNDFGAGGVSVAIGEIADSLEVNLDVLPLKYEGLNGTELAISESQERMAVVVDPQDKEKFIKFCEAENIVAVEVAKVTDSGRMQMFWKGDKIVDLSRAFLDTNGCSKSQEVKITHLEEVKQETKAFKTENFLNILKDKNVASQKGLLEMFDSSIGATTVAMPLGGKYQQTLMEGSVQTLPILGAKDIKTVSLASWGFDAEISKQNSLLGASYAVVESVAKIIAMGGDYKNIRLSFQEYFEKLGQNPEKWGKPLASLLGAYDAQIKLGLAAIGGKDSMSGTYQDLNVPPTLISFACANGDKENIISPELKTAGNKLYFFNHIAQESGLPNYDALKEVFEFIFENIKSGKIVSVKTVKEGGLAVALAKMSFGNRLGAEINADENVLLAKNIGSLVIEAKEELSAASLQLIGEVKDSGTLKINGIESDITDLVAANTNTFENLFPTVEKEKITVEIDAKHNSVNPRNIIIKKHGIAQPKVFAPVFPGTNCEYDTLNAFQKEGAVVSSLPLININHQLLDESIDAWVEEIRTSQILAFSGGFSAGDEPDGSAKFIVNVLKNEKMKNAVHELLDRDGMIIGICNGFQALVKSGLLPYGRIKDLDENSPTLAHNAIRRHISQMVTVQVVNDESPWLKGMKGQTFTIPISHGEGRFMASEDEIRKLYENGQIATQYIDLDGNIAHGMPFNPNNSLFGIEGITSPCGKIYGRMGHPERFAEGLMKNIPTANYHNIFKNGVEYFK, from the coding sequence ATGTCTAATAACAAAAGAATTTTCGTAGAAAAAAGAGGAATTTTTGATGTTGAAAGTCCAAAAATTTTTGATGAGGTAAAAGCGGTTGTTCCGGCTGTTCAAAGCGTGAAAGTATACAACGTGTATGATATTTTCAACCTGAATGACGGAGAATTTGAAAAAGTGGTCAATAACACTTTTGTAGACCCTGTTACTGATATTTTGCATACAGAGAACCCTGCAAAAGCTATTCATTTCGGAATGGAATTTTTACCGGGACAGTATGATCAGAGAGCAGATTCTGCACAGCAGTGTATCGCCTTACTGACAGAAAATGAAAAATCAAAAGTAAGAAGTGGAAAACTGATTGAATTTGAAGGAGTTTCTGAAGCTGATTTGGCTAAGATCAAAGATCTTCTAATCAATAAAGTGGAATCTCAGGAAAAAGATTTATCTATTCTGGATATTCCTGCTGATGAAACACCATCAAAAGTAATCATCCACGAAAACTTCATCAATTTCAATGATGCTGAACTTGAAAACTTTTATAATAATCATGGTTTTGCACTAGGATTGGACGACCTGAAATTCATTCAGGAATATTTCAAAACTGAACAAAGAAATCCTACGGAAACAGAATTAAAAGTATTAGATACCTATTGGAGTGACCACTGTCGTCATACAACTTTTGAAACAGAATTGTCAGACATTCAGTTTGAAGGTCAGTTCAAACATACATTGGAAACTATTTTCAATGATTATATTGAAAAAAGAAAATTCTTAGGGCGTGAACTGAAGCCGATTTCATTAATGGATCTGGCAACGGTATGCGGAAAGTATTTCCATAAAACAGGGAATCTTGATAACCTTGTTATTTCTGATGAGATTAATGCATGTACCATTCAGATCGAAGCAGAATATGATGGTAAAAAAGAACCTTGGTATTTATTATTCAAAAATGAAACGCATAACCACCCGACGGAAATTGAACCTTTCGGAGGAGCATCTACTTGTTTAGGAGGAGCGATCAGAGACCCGTTATCCGGAAGATCTTTCGTATTTCAGGCCATGAGATTAACAGGTGCTGCCGATGTTTTAGAACCGGTTGATAAAACATTACCGGGGAAACTACCTCAGAAAACCATTACGAAACAGGCTGCCAACGGATATTCATCTTATGGTAACCAGATCGGGCTTGCTACGACAATGGTTTCTGAAATCTATGATGAAGGGTATAAGGCCAAAAGAATGGAGGTAGGTTTCGTTACAGGAGCTGTTCCTGTAGACTGGGTAAGACGTGAGAAACCTGCTAATGGTGATTCAATCATTATCTTAGGAGGAGCAACAGGTCGTGACGGAGTAGGAGGAGCAAGCGGAAGTTCAAAAGAACAGGACGAAACCTCTATTCACACCATGAGTTCAGAGGTTCAGAAAGGAAATGCCGTAGAAGAACGTAAAATTCAGAGATTATTCAGAAACCCTGAAGTAACGAAGCTGATCAAAAAATCAAACGACTTCGGAGCAGGAGGTGTTTCTGTGGCAATCGGTGAGATCGCAGACTCTTTAGAAGTAAACCTTGATGTATTACCATTAAAATATGAAGGATTAAACGGAACCGAACTGGCTATTTCTGAATCTCAGGAAAGAATGGCTGTGGTGGTAGATCCTCAGGATAAAGAAAAATTCATTAAATTCTGTGAAGCTGAAAACATTGTGGCTGTAGAAGTGGCAAAAGTGACAGATTCCGGAAGAATGCAGATGTTCTGGAAAGGGGACAAAATTGTAGATCTTTCAAGAGCATTTTTAGATACCAACGGATGTTCAAAATCTCAGGAAGTGAAAATTACTCACCTGGAAGAAGTAAAACAAGAAACAAAAGCTTTCAAAACAGAAAACTTCCTGAACATCTTAAAAGATAAAAACGTAGCTTCCCAGAAAGGACTACTTGAAATGTTCGACTCTTCTATCGGAGCCACTACGGTAGCTATGCCTTTGGGAGGTAAATACCAGCAAACCCTGATGGAAGGAAGTGTGCAGACACTACCTATTTTAGGAGCAAAAGATATCAAAACCGTTTCTCTCGCAAGCTGGGGATTCGATGCTGAGATCTCAAAACAAAACTCACTGTTAGGAGCATCTTACGCTGTCGTGGAGAGTGTGGCAAAGATTATTGCCATGGGAGGTGATTATAAAAATATCAGACTGAGCTTCCAGGAATATTTCGAAAAATTGGGACAAAACCCTGAAAAATGGGGCAAGCCCCTAGCCTCTCTTTTAGGGGCTTATGATGCTCAGATCAAATTGGGTCTGGCAGCAATCGGAGGTAAAGATTCGATGAGTGGAACATACCAGGACCTTAACGTTCCACCAACCCTGATTTCTTTTGCATGTGCCAACGGAGATAAAGAAAACATCATCTCTCCGGAATTGAAAACAGCAGGAAACAAATTGTATTTCTTCAATCACATTGCTCAGGAAAGCGGACTTCCAAACTATGATGCTTTAAAAGAAGTTTTTGAATTCATTTTCGAAAATATCAAATCCGGGAAAATTGTTTCTGTAAAAACAGTAAAAGAAGGTGGTCTTGCCGTAGCTTTGGCAAAAATGAGTTTCGGAAACAGATTAGGAGCAGAGATCAATGCTGATGAAAATGTATTATTAGCAAAAAATATCGGAAGCTTAGTTATCGAGGCGAAAGAAGAATTAAGCGCAGCTTCCCTTCAGTTGATCGGAGAAGTAAAAGACTCAGGAACCTTAAAAATTAACGGTATTGAATCAGACATTACAGATCTTGTAGCGGCCAATACTAATACATTTGAAAATCTTTTCCCGACTGTAGAAAAAGAAAAGATCACGGTTGAAATTGATGCAAAACATAACTCGGTCAACCCAAGAAATATCATCATTAAAAAACACGGAATCGCACAGCCGAAAGTATTTGCTCCGGTATTCCCGGGAACCAACTGTGAATATGACACACTGAATGCATTCCAGAAAGAAGGCGCTGTAGTAAGCAGCTTACCTTTAATCAATATCAATCACCAGTTACTCGATGAAAGCATTGATGCATGGGTGGAAGAGATCAGAACATCTCAGATCCTTGCATTCTCAGGAGGTTTCTCTGCGGGTGATGAGCCGGATGGTTCTGCAAAATTCATTGTAAACGTTCTGAAAAACGAGAAAATGAAAAATGCAGTTCACGAATTATTAGACAGAGACGGAATGATCATCGGAATCTGCAACGGATTCCAGGCGCTAGTGAAATCGGGACTTTTACCTTACGGAAGAATCAAAGATCTGGATGAGAATTCTCCAACATTAGCTCACAACGCCATCAGAAGACACATCTCCCAGATGGTAACAGTGCAGGTAGTAAATGACGAAAGCCCTTGGTTAAAAGGAATGAAAGGACAGACTTTCACCATTCCGATTTCCCACGGTGAAGGACGTTTCATGGCTTCAGAAGATGAAATCAGGAAATTATATGAGAACGGACAGATTGCTACCCAGTACATTGATCTTGATGGAAACATTGCCCACGGGATGCCTTTCAACCCGAATAACTCATTATTCGGAATCGAAGGAATTACCAGCCCATGTGGGAAGATCTATGGAAGAATGGGACACCCAGAACGATTTGCTGAAGGTCTCATGAAAAATATTCCAACAGCGAACTATCACAATATCTTTAAAAATGGAGTTGAGTACTTCAAATAA
- a CDS encoding WG repeat-containing protein — protein MNRILFFLLIPTLSFSQGKDVLTYFKSKDSLVGVKDHTGKIIVPAQFKVFSFLKDGDPVKEETIYFDGSKKDEIKEKNAWGYVYDKKGNFLYRPFLYDNGADYFSEGVRRFVKNGKVGFVDRNGTTVIEAKHDFVSPFNYGYAAYCDGCDWEKTNDEHKAMVGGTWGVMNFKGEVIQPVAAQTNSVEVNGKFYPNPFKYNEKEKRILQFFEKQNTKLSEIYYVNWYNKLSKEEKKLFFEIVERPKENFPFYQVNTYDYRKIDVGLTFDFKFLVSAEGQEIFALDYDNEKVPFEKWLKREIGKAQKYQEEHPDNPNKFINK, from the coding sequence ATGAACAGAATACTATTTTTCCTTTTGATACCCACTCTTTCCTTTTCACAGGGAAAAGATGTTTTAACCTACTTTAAATCAAAAGATTCTTTGGTAGGGGTAAAAGATCATACCGGGAAAATTATTGTTCCTGCGCAGTTCAAAGTCTTTTCATTTCTAAAAGACGGCGATCCTGTAAAAGAAGAAACCATTTATTTCGACGGGTCTAAAAAGGATGAGATAAAAGAAAAAAACGCCTGGGGATATGTCTATGATAAAAAAGGGAATTTCCTTTACAGACCTTTCCTGTACGATAATGGCGCTGACTATTTTTCTGAAGGAGTAAGACGGTTTGTTAAAAATGGGAAGGTAGGTTTTGTAGACAGAAACGGTACAACGGTAATTGAAGCCAAACACGATTTTGTTTCACCATTTAATTACGGATATGCTGCCTATTGTGATGGATGTGATTGGGAAAAAACCAATGATGAGCACAAAGCAATGGTAGGAGGAACATGGGGAGTGATGAATTTTAAAGGAGAAGTGATCCAACCTGTTGCGGCACAAACGAATTCCGTAGAAGTTAATGGGAAATTTTATCCAAATCCATTCAAATATAATGAGAAGGAGAAACGTATTCTTCAATTTTTCGAAAAACAAAATACAAAACTTTCGGAAATCTATTATGTCAACTGGTATAATAAATTATCCAAAGAGGAAAAAAAACTTTTTTTTGAAATCGTTGAAAGACCAAAAGAAAACTTTCCTTTTTATCAGGTAAATACATATGATTACAGGAAAATAGATGTGGGATTAACATTTGATTTCAAATTTTTAGTCTCAGCAGAGGGCCAGGAAATTTTTGCACTGGACTATGATAATGAAAAAGTTCCTTTTGAAAAGTGGCTTAAGAGAGAAATCGGAAAAGCTCAGAAATATCAGGAAGAACATCCTGATAATCCTAATAAATTCATAAACAAATAA
- a CDS encoding serine hydrolase — translation MRKHIILLILAFGFVKNYAQSEKTIYSIMNTNAENIAEKTGAYSVSLGIVKDGKIYTTHFGEIDKGKGNKADDNTYFEIASITKLFTGQLLAKAVLEGKINLDDDIRKYLKKDYPNLEYNATPIKVKNLLSYTTALPRELPNEDDLRANMTERTPFLMKEREAGYTKDQFYKDLEKVKLDTIPGIKYNYSNLSLELAGIMLENVYGTDVEALYNQNIFSKLGMKHTKFTLNKNETLVNGYGENHLLMPHFASNLWGSTGAKTKSTLSDLMKFLKDELYSTDSVVRETHKNIEDSKENWHGYLWDDYYVSEFGKVGFKHGGAYGTQTWFTVYPELNIGICVIVNVSVPGGGFILRDCVSKMMEDFTSPSANKKEIYGYAIKGNNVVFTYDHPKKADSGLINTISVAGSFNDWNPSNKDYQMTKKGNNHYELEIPVSKFEKDKTYSFKFVLNNNWWIITPKSASNIDGTEDNNLVLTL, via the coding sequence ATGAGAAAACATATAATACTATTGATATTGGCTTTTGGATTTGTAAAAAACTATGCACAAAGCGAGAAGACAATTTATTCAATAATGAATACAAATGCTGAAAATATTGCGGAAAAAACAGGAGCTTATTCTGTTTCCCTTGGAATTGTAAAGGATGGAAAAATATACACTACCCATTTTGGAGAAATAGACAAAGGAAAAGGAAATAAGGCGGATGACAATACGTATTTTGAGATTGCTTCGATAACAAAGCTTTTTACGGGGCAATTGCTTGCAAAAGCGGTCTTGGAAGGGAAAATAAACCTTGATGATGACATCCGGAAATATCTGAAGAAGGATTATCCCAACCTGGAATATAATGCTACTCCAATAAAGGTGAAAAATCTTCTTTCCTATACCACAGCATTGCCAAGGGAGTTGCCTAATGAAGATGATTTACGTGCTAACATGACCGAAAGAACTCCTTTCCTAATGAAGGAACGTGAGGCTGGATATACAAAAGATCAGTTCTATAAAGATTTGGAAAAGGTAAAATTAGATACCATTCCCGGAATAAAATATAACTACAGCAACCTGAGTCTTGAATTAGCAGGTATTATGTTGGAAAATGTTTATGGAACAGATGTAGAGGCCCTTTACAATCAGAATATTTTTTCAAAATTAGGGATGAAGCATACCAAGTTCACCTTGAATAAAAATGAAACCTTAGTTAACGGATATGGAGAAAACCATCTGTTGATGCCGCATTTCGCATCTAATTTATGGGGTTCTACAGGAGCAAAAACAAAATCAACTCTTAGCGATTTGATGAAATTCCTGAAAGATGAATTGTATTCAACGGATAGTGTTGTTCGTGAAACCCATAAGAATATCGAAGATAGTAAAGAAAACTGGCATGGCTACCTTTGGGATGATTACTATGTGAGTGAATTTGGAAAAGTAGGATTTAAACACGGAGGAGCTTATGGTACGCAGACTTGGTTTACTGTATATCCTGAATTGAATATAGGAATCTGTGTGATTGTAAACGTAAGTGTACCCGGAGGAGGTTTTATCCTTCGGGATTGTGTTTCAAAGATGATGGAGGATTTTACTTCACCCTCAGCAAATAAAAAAGAAATTTACGGGTATGCCATTAAGGGAAATAATGTAGTTTTTACTTATGATCATCCAAAGAAAGCAGATTCTGGATTGATCAATACCATTTCAGTTGCTGGCTCATTCAACGATTGGAATCCAAGTAATAAGGACTATCAAATGACAAAAAAGGGAAATAATCATTATGAATTGGAAATTCCGGTGTCTAAATTTGAAAAAGATAAGACATATTCCTTTAAATTTGTACTCAATAATAATTGGTGGATAATAACTCCCAAAAGTGCGTCCAATATTGATGGAACAGAAGATAACAATTTAGTGTTAACGCTCTGA
- a CDS encoding prolyl oligopeptidase family serine peptidase, translating to MKLKLRHALFLLPLFSLQINGQEIKAELNKEIKRTEKIAYILDYPQKVKGNLPLIVFLHGSGERGTDLEMVKAHSPFTYKNLIKEPVAILAPQCPADSWWDTITVYNLIKEIQKKYKIDASRIYLTGLSLGGWGTLKLAMEHPEMFAAVVPVCAPTDQIMTANVNRYKDLNMKIFHGGMDDIVLPENAFRLYQKLHPVNPGAELIIFPNDNHNSWDSAYSDPGLYEWMLSKKK from the coding sequence ATGAAATTAAAACTTAGACATGCTTTGTTTCTGCTTCCGCTTTTTTCTTTACAGATCAATGGTCAGGAGATCAAGGCAGAACTCAACAAGGAAATCAAAAGAACAGAAAAGATAGCTTATATTTTGGACTATCCCCAAAAAGTAAAAGGAAATCTTCCGTTAATTGTTTTTCTCCATGGATCGGGAGAAAGGGGAACTGACCTTGAAATGGTAAAAGCCCATAGTCCCTTTACCTATAAAAATCTGATCAAGGAACCTGTCGCTATTTTAGCTCCTCAGTGTCCTGCAGATAGCTGGTGGGATACCATTACCGTTTATAACCTGATTAAAGAAATCCAGAAAAAATATAAAATCGATGCTTCCAGGATTTACCTTACGGGGCTTTCACTGGGAGGTTGGGGAACCTTAAAACTGGCAATGGAGCATCCTGAAATGTTTGCTGCTGTAGTCCCGGTATGTGCTCCTACAGATCAGATTATGACAGCAAATGTCAATCGATATAAAGATCTGAATATGAAAATTTTTCACGGTGGAATGGATGACATTGTTTTGCCTGAAAATGCGTTCAGATTATACCAGAAGTTACATCCGGTAAACCCTGGTGCGGAATTAATCATATTCCCGAATGATAATCATAACTCCTGGGACTCAGCTTATTCAGACCCCGGATTATACGAATGGATGTTGTCCAAGAAGAAGTAA
- the bglX gene encoding beta-glucosidase BglX, with product MSKKLVLIAALALSPLFSAQEMVTRPVQSYQTAQYQAKKKAFVDQLLSKMTLDEKIGQLNLPSSGDFTTGLAQSSDIGKKVEQGLVGGLFNIKGADKIKAVQKVAVEKSRLKIPLIFGMDVIHGYETTFPIPLGLAASWDMNLIQQSARVAAREASSDGINWTFSPMVDISREPRWGRVSEGSGEDPFLGSEIAKNMVYGYQGKDLSVGNTILACVKHFALYGAGESGRDYNTVDMSHVRMFNEYFPPYKAAVDAGVASVMASFNEVDGVPATGNRWLQTEVLRNKWNFKGFVVTDYTGINEMVDHGMGDLQQVSALALKAGVDMDMVGEGFLTTLKKSLSEGKVTQAEIDMAAKRILEAKYDLGLFDDPYRYGSAKLAAKEVYNLENRTIARNAAAQSMVLMKNDNQVLPLKKTGTVAVIGPLVNNSLNMAGTWSVAAKHDQSVALMKGLQDNFGKEVKFISAKGANIDYSAKLEEIYAAHGKKTDRDNRSKEVLLKEAVDVANKADVIVLAIGESAEMSGESSSRTEITIPQSQVDLLNELKKTGKPIAMVLFTGRPLALTNVKDVPDAILNVWFSGSEAGNAISDVLFGKVNPSGKLPMTFPRSLGQVPIYYNAKNTGRPLSQDLVDKCEYQRFRSNYMDECNTPLYPFGFGLSYTQFNYSDLTVSDPNPKGNQTVQASVTVTNSGNYDGAEVVQLYIRDMVGSITRPVKELKGFQKVFLKKGESKKITFDITPESLKFYNGDLKFDWEPGEFDIMIGTNSEDVKHSKINWSK from the coding sequence ATGAGTAAAAAGTTAGTTTTAATAGCTGCGTTAGCACTTTCGCCATTGTTTTCGGCTCAGGAAATGGTTACAAGACCTGTTCAGTCCTACCAGACGGCCCAATATCAGGCAAAGAAAAAAGCCTTTGTAGATCAGCTTTTGTCAAAAATGACCTTAGATGAAAAAATAGGACAGTTGAATTTACCAAGTTCGGGAGATTTTACCACAGGATTGGCTCAAAGTTCCGACATAGGTAAAAAAGTAGAACAAGGTTTGGTCGGTGGACTATTCAATATAAAAGGAGCGGACAAAATAAAAGCAGTTCAGAAAGTTGCGGTAGAAAAGAGTCGATTAAAGATTCCGTTGATCTTTGGAATGGATGTTATTCATGGTTATGAAACAACTTTTCCTATTCCTTTGGGCTTGGCAGCTTCATGGGATATGAACCTTATTCAGCAATCTGCGAGAGTTGCCGCAAGAGAAGCATCTTCTGATGGAATTAACTGGACATTTTCCCCAATGGTGGATATTTCTCGTGAACCAAGGTGGGGGAGAGTCTCTGAAGGTTCGGGAGAAGATCCTTTTTTAGGCAGTGAAATAGCCAAAAATATGGTATATGGCTATCAGGGGAAAGACCTTTCTGTGGGCAATACCATTTTAGCGTGTGTAAAACATTTCGCATTATATGGAGCCGGTGAATCAGGGAGAGATTATAATACCGTAGATATGAGTCATGTGAGAATGTTCAATGAATATTTCCCTCCTTACAAAGCTGCTGTGGATGCCGGAGTTGCATCAGTAATGGCATCATTTAATGAAGTGGACGGAGTTCCTGCAACCGGAAACAGATGGCTTCAAACAGAGGTTCTGAGAAATAAATGGAATTTCAAAGGCTTTGTGGTAACGGATTATACCGGAATTAATGAAATGGTAGATCATGGAATGGGAGACCTTCAGCAGGTTTCGGCTTTAGCTTTAAAGGCCGGGGTTGATATGGACATGGTAGGAGAAGGTTTTTTGACAACCCTTAAAAAATCCTTATCAGAAGGAAAAGTTACACAGGCTGAAATTGATATGGCCGCTAAAAGGATTCTTGAAGCCAAATATGATTTAGGATTGTTTGATGATCCCTATCGTTACGGCAGTGCAAAATTAGCAGCAAAAGAGGTTTATAACCTTGAAAACCGCACGATTGCCCGAAATGCCGCTGCTCAATCAATGGTTTTAATGAAAAATGACAATCAGGTTCTTCCATTGAAAAAAACGGGGACCGTAGCAGTCATTGGTCCTTTGGTAAACAATTCTTTGAATATGGCAGGAACCTGGAGCGTCGCAGCAAAGCATGATCAATCTGTTGCTTTGATGAAAGGTCTTCAGGACAATTTTGGAAAAGAAGTAAAATTTATTTCAGCAAAAGGAGCTAACATTGATTACAGCGCTAAATTAGAAGAGATCTATGCAGCTCATGGAAAGAAAACAGATAGAGATAACCGTTCAAAAGAGGTGCTTTTAAAAGAAGCTGTGGATGTTGCCAATAAAGCGGATGTCATTGTTTTAGCCATCGGGGAATCGGCAGAAATGAGTGGCGAATCTTCTTCGAGAACGGAAATCACCATTCCACAGTCTCAGGTTGATCTATTAAACGAGCTGAAGAAAACAGGAAAACCTATTGCAATGGTGCTTTTCACGGGTAGGCCATTAGCCCTTACGAATGTAAAAGATGTTCCTGATGCCATTCTGAACGTCTGGTTTTCTGGTTCTGAAGCAGGAAATGCTATTTCTGATGTATTATTTGGAAAAGTGAATCCTTCCGGTAAATTACCTATGACATTCCCAAGAAGTCTCGGACAGGTGCCTATTTATTATAATGCTAAAAATACAGGACGTCCGTTAAGTCAGGATCTTGTTGATAAATGTGAGTACCAGCGATTCCGTTCCAATTATATGGATGAGTGTAATACCCCTCTTTATCCGTTCGGCTTTGGTTTGAGCTATACCCAATTCAACTACTCTGATCTTACCGTATCTGATCCTAATCCGAAAGGAAACCAAACGGTTCAGGCCTCTGTTACGGTAACCAACTCAGGGAATTATGACGGAGCAGAAGTCGTACAATTGTACATCCGCGATATGGTAGGAAGCATTACAAGACCAGTAAAAGAATTAAAAGGATTCCAGAAGGTTTTCCTTAAAAAAGGAGAATCTAAAAAAATTACTTTTGATATAACACCGGAAAGCTTAAAATTCTATAATGGGGATTTAAAATTTGACTGGGAACCGGGAGAATTTGATATTATGATCGGAACCAATTCAGAGGATGTAAAACACTCTAAAATTAATTGGAGCAAATAA
- the purB gene encoding adenylosuccinate lyase, with amino-acid sequence MNSYKNPLEERYSSEEMLFNFSHNNKFQNWRKLWIALAEIEKDLGLEITDEQIADLKANAENIDYDKAAEYEKKFRHDVMAHVHAYGDVAPSAKGIIHLGATSAFVGDNTDLIQIRDGLLILKKKLVNVMKNLADFAIQYKDLPTLGFTHFQPAQLTTVGKRATLWLQSLVLDIEELDFFLETLRFRGVKGTTGTAASFLELFNGDYSKVKHLDKELSKRFGFDKVFGVSGQTYDRKIDAKVVALLGNIAQSAHKFTNDLRLLQNLKEIEEPFEKNQIGSSAMAYKRNPMRSERIGALAKYVMSLTTSSAMVASTQWFERTLDDSANKRLTIPQAFLAVDAILLIWNNIMNGIVVYPNRINKHIMEELPFMATEYIIMEEVKAGGDRQEIHEVIRVHSMEASKKVKEEGKENDLIERILNDDSLKLDKSKLKEVLDPKNFIGFAPIQTEEFIKNEVQPILEQNKDMIGLEADLKV; translated from the coding sequence ATGAATTCCTACAAAAATCCATTGGAAGAACGCTACTCCAGTGAAGAAATGTTATTTAACTTCTCGCATAATAACAAATTCCAGAATTGGAGAAAGCTTTGGATAGCTCTTGCTGAAATCGAAAAAGACCTTGGACTTGAAATTACAGACGAGCAGATCGCTGACTTAAAAGCTAATGCTGAAAACATCGATTATGACAAAGCAGCAGAGTACGAAAAAAAATTCCGTCATGATGTAATGGCTCACGTTCACGCATATGGTGATGTAGCACCTTCAGCAAAAGGAATTATTCACCTGGGAGCAACTTCAGCTTTTGTAGGAGACAATACAGACTTAATTCAGATTCGTGACGGACTTTTAATCTTAAAGAAAAAGTTGGTTAACGTAATGAAAAACCTGGCAGATTTTGCAATTCAGTACAAAGACCTTCCGACTTTAGGGTTCACTCACTTCCAGCCGGCTCAGTTAACAACAGTTGGAAAAAGAGCTACTCTTTGGTTGCAGAGTTTGGTTCTTGATATTGAAGAATTAGATTTCTTCCTTGAAACACTTCGTTTTAGAGGAGTAAAAGGAACTACAGGAACTGCTGCAAGTTTCCTTGAACTTTTCAACGGAGATTATTCTAAAGTAAAACATTTAGATAAAGAACTTTCAAAAAGATTTGGTTTCGATAAGGTTTTCGGAGTTTCCGGACAGACTTACGATAGAAAAATTGATGCGAAAGTGGTGGCTTTATTAGGAAATATTGCACAATCTGCACATAAATTCACAAACGATTTACGTTTACTTCAGAACCTTAAGGAAATTGAAGAGCCATTCGAGAAAAACCAGATCGGTTCATCAGCTATGGCTTACAAACGTAATCCGATGAGAAGCGAAAGAATCGGGGCATTGGCAAAATATGTAATGTCTCTGACGACAAGTTCTGCCATGGTAGCTTCTACACAATGGTTTGAAAGAACATTGGATGACTCAGCCAACAAGAGATTAACAATTCCTCAGGCGTTTTTAGCTGTGGATGCAATCTTGTTGATCTGGAATAACATTATGAACGGAATTGTAGTTTATCCGAACAGAATCAATAAGCACATAATGGAAGAACTTCCTTTCATGGCAACAGAATATATTATCATGGAAGAAGTAAAAGCAGGAGGGGACCGTCAGGAAATCCACGAGGTCATCAGGGTTCACTCTATGGAAGCTTCTAAAAAAGTGAAAGAAGAAGGAAAAGAAAACGATCTGATTGAAAGAATTCTGAATGATGATTCTTTAAAGCTCGATAAATCAAAATTAAAAGAAGTTCTGGATCCTAAAAATTTCATTGGCTTTGCACCTATCCAAACGGAGGAATTCATTAAAAATGAAGTTCAGCCGATACTGGAGCAAAACAAAGACATGATTGGACTGGAGGCTGATCTTAAAGTATAA